A genomic region of Deinococcus sp. KSM4-11 contains the following coding sequences:
- the lysW gene encoding lysine biosynthesis protein LysW: MSVIQFENPDTGATIELTNPELGELVIDDETGVEYEVVSVDPPRLEAAPNEAEDWGE; this comes from the coding sequence ATGTCTGTCATTCAATTTGAAAACCCTGATACCGGCGCGACCATCGAACTGACCAACCCTGAACTCGGCGAACTCGTCATCGACGACGAGACGGGCGTGGAGTACGAGGTCGTGTCCGTCGATCCGCCCCGCCTGGAAGCCGCGCCCAACGAAGCGGAGGACTGGGGCGAGTAA
- a CDS encoding homoaconitate hydratase family protein, translating to MSDPAHRPQTMAEKILSQRGDHVVYAGDLAVVEVDQVMVVDSIAQSFIERMQRDLDATPKFPERVSIVIDHVAPASTVSVAQAQKEAREYAAQTGVRLFDVGRGICHQVLMEEGLARPGWIVLGSDSHSTTYGAVAAFGTGMGATDIALAAASGKTWLKVPESVKVTFTGTLRPDVAAKDVALEMIGRLGADGATYQSIEMHPGDRFTRGERMTLANLCVEAGAKAGLVVPGGEILTEYGYDVPEWIYPDEGATYVRAIEIDLSALHPRMSAPNEVDNVYNVAELRDQLRDTPVDQVFIGTCTNGRIEDLHAAADVLRGQRVAAGTRLLVIPASSEVMEQAMADGTLLTLQRAGAVLGTPGCGPCMGRHQGVLAPGEVCVSTSNRNFIGRMGDKDAKIYLASPAVAAATAVMGRVALPQDVPAVGVAASAGGR from the coding sequence ATGAGTGACCCAGCGCACCGCCCGCAGACCATGGCGGAGAAAATCCTGTCGCAGCGCGGCGACCACGTGGTGTACGCCGGTGACCTCGCGGTGGTCGAGGTCGATCAGGTCATGGTCGTGGATTCCATCGCCCAGAGTTTCATCGAGCGCATGCAGCGCGATCTGGACGCCACCCCGAAGTTCCCGGAGCGCGTCAGCATCGTGATCGACCACGTCGCGCCCGCCAGCACCGTCAGCGTGGCCCAGGCCCAGAAGGAAGCGCGCGAATATGCGGCACAGACGGGCGTCCGCCTGTTCGACGTCGGGCGAGGCATCTGCCACCAGGTGCTGATGGAAGAGGGCCTCGCCCGGCCCGGCTGGATCGTGCTGGGCAGCGACAGCCACTCCACCACCTACGGCGCGGTGGCGGCCTTCGGCACCGGCATGGGCGCGACCGACATCGCCCTGGCCGCCGCGAGTGGCAAGACGTGGCTGAAGGTGCCCGAGAGCGTCAAGGTGACGTTCACGGGCACTCTGCGCCCCGATGTGGCCGCGAAAGACGTCGCGCTGGAGATGATCGGTCGCCTCGGCGCCGACGGAGCCACCTACCAGAGCATCGAGATGCACCCCGGTGACCGCTTCACGCGCGGCGAGCGCATGACCCTCGCCAACCTGTGCGTGGAGGCGGGCGCAAAGGCCGGTCTGGTCGTGCCCGGTGGCGAGATCCTCACGGAGTACGGCTACGACGTGCCCGAGTGGATCTACCCGGACGAGGGTGCCACCTACGTCCGGGCCATCGAGATCGACCTCTCCGCCCTGCACCCCCGGATGTCGGCCCCGAACGAGGTGGACAACGTCTACAACGTGGCCGAGTTGCGCGACCAGCTGCGGGACACGCCCGTGGATCAGGTGTTCATCGGAACCTGCACGAACGGGCGCATCGAGGACCTGCACGCGGCTGCTGACGTCCTGCGGGGGCAGCGGGTCGCGGCGGGGACGCGCCTGCTGGTCATTCCGGCCAGCAGCGAGGTCATGGAGCAGGCCATGGCCGACGGTACCCTCCTGACCCTCCAGCGGGCCGGGGCCGTGCTGGGCACGCCGGGGTGCGGGCCGTGCATGGGCCGCCACCAGGGCGTGCTCGCGCCCGGCGAGGTCTGTGTGAGCACCAGCAACCGCAACTTCATCGGCCGCATGGGTGACAAGGACGCGAAGATCTATCTGGCGAGCCCGGCGGTGGCGGCGGCCACGGCAGTGATGGGTCGCGTGGCGCTGCCCCAGGATGTGCCGGCCGTCGGGGTGGCGGCGTCGGCAGGAGGGCGCTGA
- a CDS encoding homoaconitate hydratase (catalyzes the formation of homoisocitrate from cis-homoaconitate), translated as MPRIWKFGDSVNTDDILPGKFAPFMAGEDVFQTFAFHYIRPEFASQVRPGDVLIGGRNWGLGSSREYAPVALKKLQIGGIVAPTFARIHYRNLLNLGIPAFEFDLTGLLDDGDEVSLDVNTGVLTSAGGTVQLPPPPEFLREALAEGSILAFFKKHGRFPGEPAP; from the coding sequence ATGCCCAGAATCTGGAAGTTCGGCGATTCGGTCAACACCGACGACATCCTGCCTGGCAAGTTCGCGCCGTTCATGGCGGGTGAAGACGTGTTCCAGACCTTCGCGTTCCACTACATCCGTCCGGAGTTCGCCTCACAAGTGCGGCCAGGGGATGTCCTGATCGGTGGTCGGAACTGGGGCCTGGGCTCCAGCCGCGAGTACGCGCCGGTGGCCCTGAAGAAACTCCAGATCGGTGGGATCGTGGCCCCCACGTTCGCGCGCATCCATTACCGCAACCTGCTGAACCTGGGTATTCCGGCCTTTGAGTTCGACCTGACCGGGCTGCTGGATGATGGCGACGAAGTGTCGCTGGACGTGAACACTGGCGTGCTGACGTCTGCGGGCGGCACGGTGCAGTTGCCGCCTCCGCCGGAGTTTCTGCGCGAGGCCCTCGCCGAGGGAAGCATCCTGGCCTTCTTCAAGAAGCACGGCCGCTTTCCCGGCGAGCCCGCTCCCTGA
- the lysX gene encoding lysine biosynthesis protein LysX has protein sequence MADLAVLYDRIRPDEKMLFEALDDLGVPYDKVYVPQLKLTFDDAGKAQVPWKVAIERCVSQTRGHAVTRALEGFGVKVINPAHVIELCGDKLATNAALHAAGLPTPRTGVAFDGDAALELIGDMGYPVVLKPTVGSWGRMVSRLNDRAAAEAIIEHKEVLGGPAHGIFYVQALVDKPQRDIRAFVVGGECIGAIYRTSEHWITNTARGAKASNCPVTSEIADLAQRSAAAVDGQIVAIDLVEDPHASNDWGGLLVIEINHTMEFKNSVSTTGVNIPRRMGEYAITLLG, from the coding sequence ATGGCCGACCTCGCTGTCCTGTACGACCGCATCCGCCCCGACGAAAAGATGCTCTTCGAGGCCCTCGACGACCTCGGCGTGCCCTACGACAAGGTGTACGTCCCGCAGCTGAAACTCACCTTCGATGACGCCGGTAAGGCGCAGGTGCCGTGGAAGGTCGCCATCGAACGCTGCGTCAGCCAGACGCGGGGACACGCCGTCACGCGCGCACTGGAAGGCTTCGGCGTCAAGGTCATCAACCCGGCCCACGTCATCGAACTGTGCGGTGACAAACTGGCCACGAACGCCGCCCTGCACGCGGCCGGGCTGCCTACCCCCCGCACCGGCGTCGCCTTCGACGGCGACGCGGCGCTGGAACTCATCGGGGACATGGGCTACCCGGTGGTGCTCAAGCCCACCGTGGGCTCGTGGGGCCGCATGGTCAGCCGCCTGAACGACCGCGCCGCCGCCGAGGCCATCATCGAGCACAAGGAGGTGCTGGGCGGCCCCGCGCACGGCATCTTCTACGTGCAGGCCCTGGTCGATAAGCCCCAGCGCGACATCCGCGCCTTCGTCGTCGGGGGCGAGTGCATCGGTGCCATCTACCGCACCTCCGAGCACTGGATCACGAACACCGCCCGGGGTGCGAAGGCCAGCAACTGCCCGGTCACGTCCGAAATCGCCGATCTCGCGCAGCGGTCGGCCGCCGCTGTGGACGGACAGATCGTCGCCATCGACCTCGTCGAGGATCCCCACGCGAGCAACGACTGGGGCGGGCTGCTCGTCATCGAGATCAACCACACCATGGAATTCAAGAATTCCGTGAGCACCACCGGTGTGAATATCCCCCGCCGCATGGGCGAGTACGCGATCACCCTGCTGGGTTGA